The following are encoded in a window of Arthrobacter sp. NicSoilB4 genomic DNA:
- a CDS encoding DUF998 domain-containing protein, whose translation MAAPADSPSQDIIYIPDLPSTRFYAGALALLSVLQYFVAEAAVIGAWAGQQPYSRRTGFISDLGAAGCAVFDGRDVCSPAHVLMNASFVVQGIGMMVGALLLSSVLLCTAARPSAQITRVPDGRVPWAAAISARTLTAAAGAGTVLVGLVPEDAGSVWHAVGAIMYFAAGSLALLLLGWLWLRQTPLGWPILACGVVSLGALITGGVTGMDVPEPGTLERLMGYPITIGMAAVGLVVAQRLGEQRAAAKRVRSGTAGVQRRRAGGH comes from the coding sequence ATGGCCGCCCCCGCTGACTCCCCGTCCCAGGACATCATCTATATCCCCGATCTGCCGTCCACGCGGTTTTACGCGGGCGCACTGGCGTTGCTCAGCGTGCTGCAGTATTTCGTGGCGGAGGCAGCCGTGATCGGCGCGTGGGCGGGGCAGCAGCCGTACAGCCGCCGAACTGGCTTCATCAGCGATCTGGGCGCCGCGGGCTGCGCGGTTTTCGACGGCCGGGACGTCTGCTCGCCGGCGCACGTGCTCATGAACGCCTCGTTCGTGGTTCAAGGCATCGGGATGATGGTCGGCGCACTGCTGCTGAGTTCGGTGCTGCTGTGCACGGCAGCGCGGCCATCCGCGCAGATTACGAGGGTGCCGGACGGCCGGGTTCCGTGGGCTGCCGCGATCTCGGCACGTACCCTCACGGCCGCCGCCGGTGCCGGCACCGTCCTGGTGGGGCTGGTCCCCGAGGACGCCGGCTCCGTGTGGCACGCGGTGGGCGCCATCATGTATTTCGCCGCCGGGAGCCTTGCCCTGCTGCTGCTGGGCTGGCTGTGGCTTCGGCAGACACCGCTGGGCTGGCCCATCCTGGCCTGCGGCGTCGTGTCTCTCGGCGCCCTGATCACCGGCGGAGTGACGGGGATGGACGTGCCGGAGCCAGGCACGCTGGAGCGGCTCATGGGGTATCCCATCACGATCGGCATGGCGGCCGTGGGGCTGGTCGTTGCGCAGCGGTTGGGGGAGCAGCGGGCCGCCGCGAAACGGGTCCGATCGGGCACTGCCGGGGTCCAGCGGAGGCGGGCGGGCGGGCACTGA
- a CDS encoding DUF6314 family protein: MNPQPPDAAPAFDLRAYLLGSWTVERTLLDRSAGTRGSFTGVVRFTETPDGGLRFREEGTVSWASVPGGPAGIPFSGPASREYLLRPTGAPDTMDMFFPDGRPFHRMGFGPQSGRDEHWCSPDSYSVHYTWTGPDEFRYQWDVTGPAKDQLLTSVLRRTADTG, from the coding sequence TTGAACCCCCAGCCGCCGGACGCCGCTCCGGCCTTCGATCTCCGCGCCTACCTGCTGGGCTCCTGGACCGTGGAACGCACCCTCCTCGACAGGTCCGCCGGCACCCGCGGGTCCTTCACCGGCGTTGTCCGCTTCACCGAAACGCCCGACGGCGGCCTCCGCTTCCGCGAAGAGGGCACTGTCTCCTGGGCGTCCGTCCCTGGCGGGCCGGCGGGCATACCGTTCTCGGGGCCGGCCAGCCGGGAATACCTGTTGCGGCCCACCGGCGCCCCGGACACGATGGACATGTTCTTCCCCGACGGCCGGCCGTTCCACCGGATGGGATTCGGGCCGCAGAGCGGCAGGGACGAGCACTGGTGCAGCCCGGACAGCTACAGCGTGCACTACACGTGGACCGGTCCGGATGAGTTCCGCTACCAGTGGGATGTCACCGGCCCGGCCAAGGACCAGTTGCTGACGTCCGTGTTGCGCCGGACGGCGGACACGGGATGA
- a CDS encoding NUDIX domain-containing protein — MNAPGTNPLIVVSAVCVFDEAGRLLTVRKRGTDKFMHPGGKPEAGETAAQTAARELAEEVGIVVAADELVLLGIWFADAANEAATQIQATVFTAPGVWHAHPSAEIAEIRWLDLAEKLPDDLAPLLTDHVLPALSGQPG, encoded by the coding sequence ATGAACGCGCCGGGCACGAACCCCCTCATCGTTGTCTCCGCCGTCTGTGTCTTCGACGAGGCCGGGCGCCTCCTCACCGTCCGCAAACGCGGCACGGACAAGTTCATGCATCCCGGCGGCAAGCCAGAGGCGGGCGAGACGGCCGCCCAGACGGCGGCACGGGAGCTGGCGGAGGAAGTCGGGATCGTCGTCGCGGCGGACGAACTGGTGCTCCTGGGCATCTGGTTCGCGGACGCCGCCAACGAGGCCGCGACGCAGATCCAGGCCACGGTTTTCACCGCCCCCGGGGTCTGGCATGCCCACCCCTCCGCCGAGATCGCGGAGATCCGCTGGCTGGACCTGGCCGAGAAACTGCCGGACGACCTCGCCCCGCTGCTCACCGACCACGTCCTGCCCGCCCTCTCGGGCCAGCCCGGCTAG
- a CDS encoding ABC transporter ATP-binding protein, protein MSMDRVAWSSLYNITRASSGSKPFSKETLKRVFGFARPHKGKLIAFVLLSVVMAVLAVATPVLAGQVVDAIIAGAGTDVVVWLAVLIAIVAVAEAGLGLVTRWLSSTIGEGVIVDLRTRVFDHVQKMPIAFFTRTRTGALVSRLNNDVIGAQSAFAGTLSGVVSNVVALALTLAVMLGKSWLITVLAMILLPIFLIPARRMGSKLADLRREAAEHNANMGTQMTERFSAPGATLVKLFGRPDEESREFAVRAGRVRDIGVRTAMLQFTFVTALTLVSALALALVYGLGGFLALQGQLAAGDVVVLALLLTRLYAPLTALSNARVEIMSALVSFERVFEILDLKPLIEQKPDAVSSPPGPLSVEFDDVRFSYPSADKVSLASLEDVSTLDTRGGEEVLHGISFRVEPGQTVALVGSSGAGKSTIAQLLSRLYDVDSGAVRFGGAVPGTGVDVRDLTFDSMRHTLGMVTQDGHLFHESIASNLRLARPDASDELMWDVLRQARLEDMIRSLPDGLDTVVGERGYRLSGGERQRLTIARLLIAQPRVVILDEATAALDSTNEAAVQEALGAALEGRTAVVIAHRLSTIRAADAILVVEDGRIVERGTHSELLAAEGRYAELYRTQFAEASAVAEESVPGL, encoded by the coding sequence ATGAGCATGGACCGGGTAGCGTGGAGCTCCCTTTACAACATCACGCGCGCCTCAAGCGGCTCGAAGCCGTTCTCGAAGGAAACGCTCAAGCGTGTGTTCGGCTTCGCCCGTCCGCACAAGGGCAAGCTGATCGCCTTTGTCCTGCTGTCGGTCGTGATGGCCGTGCTGGCCGTCGCCACCCCGGTCCTCGCCGGGCAAGTGGTGGATGCGATTATCGCGGGGGCCGGCACCGACGTCGTGGTCTGGCTGGCCGTGCTGATCGCCATTGTGGCTGTTGCCGAGGCGGGGCTGGGACTCGTCACCCGCTGGCTGTCCTCCACCATCGGCGAAGGCGTGATCGTCGATCTGCGGACCAGGGTCTTCGACCACGTGCAGAAGATGCCGATCGCCTTCTTCACCCGCACGCGCACCGGGGCGCTGGTGAGCCGGCTGAACAATGACGTGATCGGCGCGCAGTCGGCCTTCGCCGGAACCCTGTCGGGCGTCGTCAGCAACGTGGTGGCCCTCGCCCTGACGCTGGCGGTGATGCTGGGCAAGTCCTGGCTCATCACCGTACTCGCCATGATCCTGCTGCCGATCTTCCTGATTCCGGCCCGCCGGATGGGCTCCAAGCTCGCCGACCTCCGCCGCGAGGCGGCCGAGCACAATGCCAACATGGGCACCCAGATGACGGAGCGCTTCTCCGCCCCCGGCGCCACGCTCGTGAAGCTCTTCGGCCGCCCTGACGAGGAGTCCCGGGAATTCGCCGTCCGCGCGGGCCGCGTGCGGGACATCGGCGTCCGCACCGCCATGCTGCAGTTCACCTTCGTCACGGCGCTGACGCTCGTCTCCGCGCTGGCCCTCGCCCTGGTCTACGGGCTGGGCGGCTTCCTGGCGCTGCAGGGGCAACTGGCCGCCGGCGACGTCGTGGTGCTGGCCCTGCTGCTGACCCGCCTTTACGCCCCGCTCACCGCGCTCTCCAATGCCCGCGTGGAGATCATGAGTGCCCTGGTCAGCTTCGAGCGGGTCTTCGAGATCCTGGACCTCAAGCCGCTCATCGAGCAGAAGCCCGACGCCGTGTCGTCGCCGCCCGGGCCGCTGTCCGTGGAGTTCGACGACGTCCGCTTTTCCTACCCCTCGGCGGACAAGGTGTCGCTCGCCTCGCTGGAGGACGTGTCAACGCTCGACACCCGCGGCGGCGAAGAGGTGCTGCACGGCATCAGCTTCCGGGTGGAACCGGGCCAGACGGTCGCCCTCGTGGGCTCCTCGGGCGCCGGCAAGTCCACGATTGCGCAGCTCCTGTCGCGTCTCTACGACGTCGATTCCGGTGCCGTGCGCTTCGGCGGAGCCGTTCCCGGCACCGGCGTGGACGTCCGTGACCTCACGTTTGATTCCATGCGGCACACCCTCGGCATGGTGACCCAGGACGGGCACCTGTTCCACGAGAGCATCGCCTCCAACCTGCGCCTGGCCCGCCCGGACGCCAGCGACGAGCTCATGTGGGATGTGCTGCGGCAGGCCCGGCTGGAAGACATGATCCGGTCGCTGCCGGACGGCCTGGACACGGTGGTGGGGGAGCGCGGCTACCGCCTCTCGGGCGGGGAACGCCAGCGACTCACCATCGCCCGCCTGCTCATTGCGCAGCCGCGCGTCGTCATCCTGGACGAGGCCACCGCCGCCCTGGACTCCACCAATGAGGCCGCCGTCCAGGAGGCGCTCGGCGCCGCGCTCGAGGGCCGCACCGCCGTCGTGATTGCGCACCGGCTTTCGACGATCCGGGCCGCCGACGCCATCCTGGTGGTGGAGGACGGCCGGATCGTGGAGCGTGGAACGCACAGCGAGCTGCTGGCCGCCGAGGGCCGTTATGCGGAGCTGTACCGGACCCAGTTCGCCGAAGCCAGCGCCGTGGCGGAGGAGTCCGTGCCCGGGCTGTAG
- the abc-f gene encoding ribosomal protection-like ABC-F family protein — MTATLVAKDLAGGHDHRTLFSKLSLTVAPGDVVGVVGANGAGKSTLLRLLAGVDEPQEGTVSLAPADAFVGWLPQEHERIAGETVGAYIARRTGCAQATLEMESSAEALGSGASGADDDYSIAFDRWMASGAADLEDRVPAVLADLGLDVGQDADMTGLSGGQAARVALAALLLSRFDVVLLDEPTNDLDLNGLAKLEAFVQGLRGGVVLVSHDREFLARCVTTIVELDLAQNSVAVYDGGYEAYLEERAVARRHARERYEEFANTKADLVSRARTQREWSSQGVRNAMKKNPDNDKIRRAASTESSEKQGQKVRQMESRIARLEEVEEPRKEWQLQFSIGAAPRSSAVVATLRDAVVHQGDFTLGPVNLQLNAGERIGITGPNGAGKSTLLRLLLGVQRPDSGDASMGASVAVGEIDQARGLLTGELKLADAVEAVLTDQTPAEVRTLLAKFGLKADHTSRPVDSLSPGERTRAALALLQARGVNLLVLDEPTNHLDLPAIEQLEEALESYDGALLLVTHDRRLLENVRLDARWNVESGVVTELLGHTALKGNNT; from the coding sequence ATGACTGCAACCCTTGTTGCCAAGGACCTCGCCGGTGGTCACGACCACCGCACACTCTTCTCCAAACTCTCTCTGACCGTCGCGCCGGGCGACGTCGTCGGCGTCGTGGGAGCCAATGGTGCGGGCAAGTCGACCCTGCTCCGGCTGCTTGCCGGTGTGGACGAGCCGCAGGAAGGCACGGTCAGTCTTGCCCCCGCCGACGCGTTCGTGGGCTGGCTGCCCCAGGAACACGAACGGATCGCCGGCGAAACGGTGGGGGCCTACATTGCCCGGCGTACCGGCTGCGCCCAGGCAACCTTGGAGATGGAGTCCTCGGCAGAGGCCCTGGGCAGCGGTGCCAGCGGCGCCGACGACGACTACTCGATTGCGTTCGATCGCTGGATGGCGTCCGGCGCCGCCGACCTGGAAGACCGCGTCCCTGCCGTGTTGGCGGACCTCGGCCTCGACGTCGGCCAGGACGCCGACATGACGGGGCTCTCCGGCGGCCAGGCGGCCCGCGTGGCGCTCGCGGCACTGCTGCTCAGCCGCTTCGACGTCGTGCTCCTGGACGAACCCACCAACGACTTGGACCTCAACGGGCTGGCCAAGCTCGAGGCGTTCGTGCAGGGACTCCGCGGCGGCGTCGTGCTGGTCTCCCACGACCGTGAGTTCCTCGCCCGCTGCGTGACCACCATTGTGGAACTGGACCTCGCGCAAAACTCCGTGGCGGTGTACGACGGCGGCTACGAGGCCTACCTTGAGGAACGCGCCGTGGCACGCCGGCACGCCCGTGAACGGTACGAGGAGTTCGCCAACACCAAGGCCGATCTGGTCTCCCGGGCCCGCACCCAGCGCGAGTGGAGCTCCCAGGGCGTCCGGAACGCGATGAAGAAGAACCCGGACAACGACAAGATCCGCCGCGCGGCCAGCACTGAGTCGTCCGAAAAGCAGGGCCAGAAGGTCCGCCAGATGGAATCCCGCATCGCCCGGCTCGAAGAAGTCGAGGAACCCCGCAAGGAATGGCAGCTGCAGTTCAGCATCGGGGCGGCGCCGCGTTCCAGCGCTGTTGTGGCGACGCTCCGCGATGCCGTTGTCCACCAGGGCGATTTCACGCTCGGTCCAGTTAACCTGCAGCTCAACGCCGGGGAACGGATCGGCATTACCGGCCCCAACGGTGCCGGCAAGTCCACGCTGCTCCGCCTGCTGCTGGGCGTCCAGCGGCCGGACTCCGGTGACGCCTCGATGGGCGCGTCCGTCGCCGTCGGCGAGATCGACCAGGCCCGCGGACTGCTTACCGGTGAGCTGAAACTGGCAGACGCCGTCGAAGCCGTGCTGACGGACCAGACCCCGGCGGAAGTCCGGACCCTGCTGGCCAAGTTCGGCCTCAAGGCAGACCACACCTCCCGGCCGGTCGACTCCCTGTCGCCTGGGGAGCGGACCCGGGCCGCGCTGGCCCTCCTGCAGGCGCGCGGCGTGAACCTGCTGGTGCTCGACGAGCCCACCAACCACTTGGATCTCCCTGCGATCGAACAGCTTGAAGAGGCCCTTGAGAGCTACGACGGCGCCCTGCTGCTGGTCACCCACGACCGCCGGCTGCTGGAAAACGTGCGCCTCGACGCGCGCTGGAACGTGGAGAGCGGCGTCGTCACCGAACTCCTGGGCCATACCGCCCTGAAAGGCAACAACACATGA